A genome region from Arachidicoccus soli includes the following:
- a CDS encoding ATP-binding protein: protein MVQRRIEKEIEAALSWSAAVALMGPRQVGKTTIALNISAASNAVYLDLENRVDFQKIQDIAAFHQENQDRLIIMDEVQRVPELFTDLRGIIDQERRRGHKFGQFLFLGSASMDLLKQSGESLAGRIAYLELHGIDALEFGAVLPGKMNQLWLRGGFPESLLASSDTTSIAWRVNFIRTYLERDIPLLGPRIPAITLERFWTMLAHVQGGLFNASMLARSLEVDSTTISRYLDLMVDLLLVRRLQPWKTNVGKRLVKSPKIYVRDSGITHALLNIRSYNDLLGHPIAGSSWEGFVIENILSTIPANARPYFYRTAHGAEIDLIIEFSGQEKWAIEIKRSTAPALSKGFYLACEDIQPERRFVVYAGQDKFPMGENITAIPLQGIMEELLQY, encoded by the coding sequence ATGGTACAAAGAAGAATAGAAAAGGAGATTGAAGCAGCACTCAGTTGGAGCGCTGCTGTAGCATTGATGGGGCCACGCCAGGTTGGCAAAACCACAATTGCATTAAACATCAGCGCAGCTAGTAATGCTGTCTATTTAGACCTTGAAAATCGAGTTGATTTTCAAAAGATACAGGATATAGCGGCATTCCACCAGGAGAACCAAGACCGACTGATCATTATGGATGAAGTTCAACGTGTTCCGGAGTTATTTACAGACCTTAGAGGTATCATTGATCAGGAACGCAGGCGTGGGCATAAATTCGGGCAATTTTTATTTCTGGGTTCCGCCTCCATGGATCTTTTAAAGCAGTCAGGGGAATCACTGGCTGGCCGGATTGCTTATCTGGAATTACATGGAATCGATGCATTGGAGTTTGGCGCAGTCCTCCCAGGGAAAATGAACCAGCTTTGGCTTAGGGGTGGGTTCCCGGAAAGTTTATTGGCTTCCTCAGATACGACAAGCATTGCCTGGAGGGTGAATTTCATCAGGACCTACTTAGAACGGGATATTCCGCTATTAGGCCCGCGCATACCCGCCATTACTCTGGAACGGTTCTGGACAATGTTGGCCCATGTTCAAGGAGGATTATTTAATGCCTCCATGCTAGCGAGAAGTTTAGAGGTAGACTCTACAACCATTAGCAGATATCTCGACCTGATGGTTGATCTGTTATTGGTCAGGCGTTTGCAGCCCTGGAAAACGAACGTGGGTAAACGATTAGTCAAAAGCCCTAAGATTTATGTACGGGACAGCGGCATCACACATGCGCTACTGAATATACGCAGTTATAATGACCTGTTAGGCCATCCGATAGCTGGTAGTAGTTGGGAAGGGTTTGTGATTGAGAATATCTTATCGACGATTCCGGCAAATGCACGACCTTATTTTTACCGTACGGCCCATGGCGCGGAGATCGACCTGATCATTGAATTTTCCGGTCAGGAGAAATGGGCGATAGAAATCAAACGCAGCACCGCACCCGCACTATCCAAGGGATTTTACCTGGCTTGCGAGGACATTCAACCGGAGCGGCGTTTTGTCGTTTACGCAGGGCAGGATAAATTCCCCATGGGAGAAAATATTACAGCGATTCCACTCCAGGGAATAATGGAAGAATTGCTGCAGTATTAA
- a CDS encoding Gfo/Idh/MocA family oxidoreductase — protein sequence MSATQQIRAGMMAYGMSGKIFHAPFLNAHPGFELYAVVERTQKKAKQDYASILSFDSIDALLSDKSIELIVVNTPNYLHFEHAMAALKAEKHILIEKPVCANIAEIQQLFDLADKVGKRIFFYQNRRWDSDFLSVISVIETHKLGTINEVHFRFDRYKAMLSPKLFKEEPIAASGLLYDLGPHLLDQVISIWGKPLGWQKILGKNRIGTKVDDYFSIHLNYPNGLNVFLHSNMLVLDAQPAFVLHGGNGSYSKYRTDVQEEQLLRGIRPSDKDYGIEPEKTEGKLVYLNEDKECITEFISSPKGNYMGIFDALYDSLLHDAKFPISREDVRNQLEIIATVDNV from the coding sequence ATGAGTGCAACGCAGCAAATAAGAGCCGGTATGATGGCATACGGCATGTCGGGAAAAATATTTCACGCACCTTTTCTCAATGCCCATCCGGGGTTTGAACTATATGCTGTTGTAGAAAGAACTCAAAAAAAGGCGAAGCAGGATTATGCAAGCATACTCAGTTTTGACAGTATCGATGCATTGTTATCGGATAAATCTATCGAATTAATCGTTGTGAACACCCCCAACTATCTTCATTTTGAACATGCAATGGCGGCCTTGAAAGCTGAAAAACATATACTGATTGAGAAGCCTGTATGCGCTAATATTGCTGAGATTCAGCAGTTATTTGACTTAGCGGATAAAGTAGGCAAAAGGATATTCTTTTATCAAAACAGGCGTTGGGATAGCGACTTTTTATCGGTAATATCAGTCATTGAAACACATAAATTAGGAACCATTAACGAGGTACATTTTCGATTCGACAGATATAAAGCGATGCTTAGTCCAAAATTATTTAAAGAAGAGCCCATAGCAGCCAGTGGATTATTATATGATTTAGGCCCCCATCTTTTAGATCAGGTGATCAGTATCTGGGGAAAGCCTTTAGGCTGGCAGAAGATTTTGGGTAAAAACCGCATAGGAACTAAAGTTGATGATTATTTCAGTATTCATTTAAATTATCCAAATGGCCTCAATGTGTTTCTACATTCTAATATGTTGGTATTAGATGCACAGCCTGCATTTGTATTGCATGGCGGAAATGGCTCCTATTCAAAATATAGAACCGATGTGCAAGAAGAACAACTCCTCAGAGGCATCCGCCCAAGTGATAAAGACTATGGAATAGAGCCTGAAAAAACAGAGGGCAAACTTGTTTATTTAAATGAGGATAAGGAATGTATTACTGAATTCATTTCTTCTCCAAAAGGAAATTATATGGGCATTTTTGATGCTTTATATGATAGCTTATTGCATGATGCGAAGTTTCCTATTTCCAGAGAGGATGTACGCAATCAGTTAGAAATCATTGCAACAGTTGATAATGTATAA
- a CDS encoding UbiA-like polyprenyltransferase: MSTIKKYLSLVKFAHTIFALPFAMIGFALGVKAVYQQHIVVGEIVLKLLLVLVCMVSARSAAMAFNRYLDRHFDAKNPRTAIREIPRGIISPGSALRFTIINCVIFIIATYFINSLCFVLSPVALFVILFYSYTKRFTALCHLVLGLGLSLAPIGAYLAVTGVFNLLPILFSIAVITWVSGFDIIYAMQDVDFDNSEKLHSIPTFLGKTNALHTSEFLHLISAASVVFAGVYGHFGFLYWLGIAVFMGMLVYQHLLVRPNDLSKVDIAFMTANGIASIVFGILVIADVIIF, translated from the coding sequence ATGAGCACCATAAAAAAATACCTCTCTTTAGTCAAATTTGCCCATACTATTTTTGCATTACCCTTTGCGATGATAGGTTTTGCATTAGGGGTGAAGGCAGTTTATCAACAACACATTGTTGTGGGAGAAATTGTTCTGAAACTATTATTGGTACTAGTTTGTATGGTTTCCGCACGTAGTGCAGCTATGGCTTTTAACCGCTATTTGGACAGGCATTTTGATGCCAAAAACCCAAGAACGGCTATTCGCGAAATACCACGCGGTATTATTTCCCCGGGGAGCGCATTAAGATTTACCATTATTAACTGTGTTATTTTTATTATAGCGACTTATTTTATTAATTCGCTTTGCTTTGTTTTATCTCCTGTTGCATTGTTTGTGATTTTATTTTATAGCTATACTAAACGCTTTACGGCCTTATGTCACCTGGTGTTGGGTTTAGGGTTGTCTCTGGCCCCTATTGGCGCATATTTGGCAGTGACAGGTGTTTTTAATTTATTGCCGATACTTTTTTCCATAGCAGTAATTACCTGGGTTAGTGGCTTCGATATAATTTATGCGATGCAGGATGTCGATTTTGATAATTCGGAAAAACTACATTCCATTCCTACATTCCTGGGGAAAACAAATGCATTACATACTTCGGAGTTTTTGCATTTGATAAGTGCAGCTTCTGTTGTTTTTGCAGGCGTGTATGGCCATTTTGGATTTTTATATTGGTTAGGCATTGCTGTATTTATGGGCATGCTTGTATATCAACATCTATTAGTGAGACCTAACGATTTGAGCAAAGTAGATATAGCTTTTATGACTGCTAACGGCATTGCAAGTATTGTGTTTGGTATATTGGTTATTGCAGATGTGATAATTTTTTAA
- a CDS encoding carbohydrate porin: MNRLKKILAISFIYIFKSQMIFAQTVIDSTKQMRWSKHFQFTTITQAHSAFKAAYSGNNSLADTAETGATTVTATLFLGHSLWKNAAIYADPELSGGRGLSSALGVAGALNGESYRVGDAAPSIFLARAYVQQNIPLKNTTYEYAPDDENSVAGKIPTSRITISAGKFSIGDFYDNNKYSHDPRSQFLNWSLMGNGAWDYPANTRGYTMGAVVELIKPEWAIRLSSVAVPRIANAPKMEYNITKAHSETLEFERALNIHQHPGTLRLLFSQTYSRAPSYAEGIQALLKNDTTVLNVISGKAENTTFGGRKFGIGYSFDQELTSDIGIFSRAGWNDGRYASWAFTEIDRSLSVGFSIKGNIWKRANDKLGIATVINGISKDHRDFLHAGGYGFIIGDGNLNYGHESVIEAYYNLQFSPFIWISFDYQFVNNPAYNKDRGPVNAIGIRGHIQI; encoded by the coding sequence ATGAATAGGTTAAAGAAAATATTAGCAATATCCTTTATATATATTTTTAAATCGCAAATGATTTTTGCGCAAACTGTAATTGATAGTACTAAGCAAATGAGATGGTCAAAACATTTTCAGTTTACAACCATTACGCAGGCTCATTCTGCTTTTAAGGCAGCTTATAGTGGAAATAATAGTTTGGCAGATACGGCAGAAACTGGTGCCACTACAGTAACGGCGACTTTATTTCTTGGGCACTCTTTATGGAAAAATGCCGCAATTTATGCTGACCCTGAACTTTCGGGAGGAAGAGGCTTGAGTTCAGCCTTAGGGGTTGCAGGCGCTTTGAATGGTGAAAGTTATCGTGTAGGTGATGCCGCACCTTCTATATTTCTGGCAAGGGCTTATGTACAACAAAATATCCCCTTGAAAAATACAACGTACGAATATGCACCCGATGATGAAAATAGTGTAGCCGGAAAAATTCCAACAAGCAGAATTACTATTAGTGCCGGGAAATTTTCAATTGGTGATTTTTATGATAATAATAAATATTCACACGATCCACGTAGCCAATTTCTCAACTGGTCTTTAATGGGTAATGGTGCCTGGGATTACCCAGCCAATACAAGAGGTTATACGATGGGAGCAGTGGTAGAATTAATCAAACCAGAATGGGCTATAAGACTTTCCAGTGTTGCCGTGCCGCGTATTGCCAACGCGCCTAAAATGGAATATAATATTACAAAAGCGCATTCCGAAACACTAGAATTCGAAAGAGCGTTGAATATTCATCAACATCCGGGCACCCTACGTTTACTATTTTCTCAAACATATTCCAGAGCACCTTCCTATGCAGAAGGGATCCAAGCTCTTTTGAAGAATGACACTACAGTTTTAAACGTTATTTCCGGCAAAGCAGAGAATACAACTTTTGGTGGAAGGAAATTTGGCATTGGCTATAGTTTCGATCAGGAATTGACCAGCGATATAGGTATTTTTAGCCGTGCCGGTTGGAACGACGGGAGGTATGCTTCTTGGGCTTTTACAGAAATTGACAGAAGTTTAAGTGTAGGCTTTTCCATTAAAGGAAATATATGGAAACGCGCCAATGATAAGTTGGGTATCGCCACAGTCATCAATGGGATTTCAAAGGATCATCGTGATTTTTTGCATGCAGGAGGCTATGGTTTTATTATTGGTGATGGCAATTTAAATTATGGCCATGAATCGGTTATCGAAGCTTATTACAACTTACAGTTTTCTCCTTTTATATGGATTAGTTTTGATTATCAGTTTGTAAACAATCCTGCATATAACAAAGACAGAGGTCCTGTGAATGCAATTGGCATTAGAGGTCATATACAAATTTAA
- a CDS encoding transposase: MFELQIDGLKSAKWYTFQSVYTPFCNADIFQLYLDEFSKQNPNEFKIIVLDNGAFHKAKVLKVPNNIAFIFLPPYSQELNPAENMWARFKRGFTNRLFKTLDEVSDFIGEFTKKLTPQSIQTTCEFEYAVQVLFGLNNKYILYYLYCL, translated from the coding sequence TTGTTTGAACTGCAAATAGACGGTTTAAAATCTGCTAAATGGTATACTTTTCAATCGGTATATACACCCTTTTGCAATGCAGACATTTTTCAACTATATCTGGATGAATTTTCTAAGCAAAATCCAAATGAGTTCAAAATCATCGTCCTAGACAATGGCGCATTTCATAAAGCCAAAGTGCTGAAGGTACCGAACAACATAGCATTCATATTTCTGCCACCATACAGTCAAGAATTAAATCCGGCCGAAAACATGTGGGCCAGATTCAAAAGAGGCTTTACCAACAGGCTATTCAAGACCCTAGATGAAGTCAGTGACTTTATTGGAGAGTTTACTAAAAAGTTGACACCACAATCTATCCAAACAACCTGTGAATTTGAATACGCCGTTCAGGTATTATTTGGACTAAATAATAAATATATATTGTATTATTTATATTGCCTTTAA
- a CDS encoding type II toxin-antitoxin system HigB family toxin — MVVVTKTRLNEFGKIHPRAAEPLNYWYHIVTKVDWANFADIKNTFNSVDAVGNDRFVFNIKGNSYRLVTMIHFDKRTIYVRFIGTHSEYDKIDCTTI; from the coding sequence ATGGTTGTTGTTACAAAAACAAGATTAAATGAATTTGGCAAAATACACCCAAGAGCCGCCGAACCTTTAAATTATTGGTATCATATAGTTACTAAAGTTGATTGGGCAAATTTCGCCGACATAAAGAACACATTTAATAGTGTTGATGCCGTTGGCAATGATAGGTTTGTATTTAACATCAAAGGCAATTCTTATCGGTTGGTAACTATGATACATTTTGATAAGCGAACTATTTATGTACGCTTTATTGGCACACATAGTGAATATGATAAAATAGATTGTACAACAATTTAA
- a CDS encoding DUF6728 family protein, translating into MGILKQFASYLYIKKDKKEPGEKKDIYLKMMHGMNRISILVFLIAMLIILVRWLIKVL; encoded by the coding sequence ATGGGCATCCTCAAACAATTTGCATCCTATTTATATATCAAGAAAGATAAAAAAGAACCTGGCGAGAAGAAGGATATTTATCTGAAAATGATGCACGGTATGAACCGTATTTCTATCCTTGTATTTTTAATTGCTATGCTTATTATATTGGTTCGCTGGTTGATAAAAGTTCTCTAA
- the argS gene encoding arginine--tRNA ligase — MNIIGQIKIVAAQAINQLYKLQLTERDIAINATKPEFEGDYTIVLFSLLKQIKKSPEMLGEEIGTFLVKENADLFSAFNVIKGFLNLSVADTFWVDFLNQNVSTENFGQEPPTDQCIMVEYSSPNTNKPLHLGHLRNNFLGWSISEILKANGNKVINTCVVNDRGVHICKSMIAWQLFANGATPQSEHKKGDHFVGDYYVLFNNEYKRQINELVAKGMDEKLAEKEAPIMQATQQMLQDWEAGKPEVMELWKMMNGWVYAGFEETYRQIGTSFDKVYYESNTYLLGKDLVEKGLEKKVFFQKEDGSVWIDLTADGLDEKLVRRKDGTSVYITQDIGLAEQKQKEFGINQSIYVVGDEQNYHFKVLKLICQKLGLPSADGIFHLSYGMVELPSGKMKSREGTVVDADDLVQEMIDIARQKTEELGKVKDFTEEELKELYHTIGLGALKFFLLRVDPKKKMVFNPQESIDFHGFTGPFIQYTHARIKSILRKVEPEYKLGQRLDTSELLKQEKGLCVHLEQFPVVVNEAAAEQDPSKIAIYIFNLAKTFNTFYSDLSIANAETKEKKMLRVQLANLTGKVIKRGMGLLGIQVPERM; from the coding sequence ATGAATATTATAGGACAAATAAAAATAGTTGCCGCGCAAGCAATTAATCAATTATACAAATTACAATTGACAGAGAGAGATATTGCTATCAACGCTACTAAACCGGAATTCGAAGGTGATTATACAATTGTATTGTTTTCGCTTTTAAAACAAATAAAGAAATCACCTGAAATGTTAGGAGAGGAAATTGGTACTTTTTTGGTGAAAGAAAATGCTGACTTGTTTAGTGCATTTAATGTTATCAAAGGGTTTCTTAATTTATCTGTTGCGGACACTTTTTGGGTAGATTTTTTAAATCAAAATGTATCAACCGAGAACTTTGGTCAGGAACCCCCGACAGATCAATGTATCATGGTAGAATATTCTTCTCCTAATACCAATAAGCCTTTGCATCTTGGGCATTTGCGTAATAATTTTTTAGGATGGAGCATCTCTGAAATATTAAAGGCAAATGGAAATAAAGTGATCAACACTTGCGTTGTCAACGATCGTGGCGTGCATATTTGCAAAAGTATGATTGCCTGGCAACTATTTGCAAATGGTGCTACGCCTCAGTCTGAGCATAAAAAAGGGGACCATTTTGTGGGCGACTACTATGTGCTTTTTAATAATGAATATAAAAGACAGATAAATGAATTGGTCGCTAAAGGAATGGATGAAAAGCTAGCTGAAAAAGAAGCGCCAATAATGCAGGCAACACAACAAATGTTGCAGGATTGGGAAGCCGGGAAGCCGGAAGTGATGGAGCTGTGGAAGATGATGAATGGTTGGGTATACGCGGGTTTTGAGGAAACTTATCGTCAAATAGGTACGAGTTTCGACAAGGTTTATTACGAAAGTAATACTTATTTATTAGGGAAGGATTTGGTAGAAAAAGGATTGGAAAAAAAAGTATTTTTTCAAAAAGAAGACGGGAGTGTTTGGATAGATTTAACTGCAGATGGTCTGGATGAAAAGTTGGTGCGCAGAAAAGATGGTACATCAGTGTATATAACACAGGATATAGGCTTGGCTGAGCAGAAACAAAAAGAATTTGGGATTAACCAAAGTATTTATGTAGTCGGAGATGAGCAGAATTATCATTTTAAAGTATTAAAATTAATTTGTCAAAAATTGGGTTTACCTTCTGCAGATGGTATTTTTCATTTGAGCTATGGAATGGTGGAATTGCCCTCCGGGAAAATGAAAAGTCGTGAAGGTACAGTGGTAGATGCAGATGATCTGGTGCAAGAAATGATTGATATCGCCCGACAGAAAACCGAAGAATTGGGCAAGGTGAAAGACTTTACTGAAGAGGAACTAAAAGAGTTGTACCATACGATTGGGTTAGGCGCTTTAAAATTTTTCTTATTGCGTGTAGATCCAAAAAAGAAAATGGTTTTTAATCCCCAGGAGAGTATAGATTTTCATGGGTTTACCGGCCCCTTTATTCAATATACTCATGCGCGCATCAAGAGTATCTTGCGTAAAGTAGAACCGGAATATAAGCTGGGACAAAGACTTGATACTTCAGAATTGCTAAAGCAAGAAAAAGGGTTATGTGTACATTTGGAGCAATTTCCCGTTGTTGTTAATGAAGCTGCTGCAGAGCAGGACCCCTCTAAAATTGCAATTTATATTTTTAATCTGGCTAAAACATTTAATACATTCTACAGTGATCTTTCTATTGCAAATGCAGAAACCAAAGAAAAGAAAATGTTGCGTGTACAGTTGGCAAATCTTACAGGAAAAGTAATTAAAAGAGGAATGGGGCTTTTGGGTATTCAGGTACCGGAAAGAATGTAA
- a CDS encoding IS1380 family transposase, which yields MTVTKIEFTDKEVTAHGGIILLQKMLEQMKFTHFLERTPLPQPGSNRGYDPVQIILQFIVSIWCGANRYEHLEVARFDGVLQQLFGWERMAGHRAFVRFFQKFTMKTNSRVFPAFYKWFFDNLSFDNYTLDFDSSVITRYGEQEGAAVGYNAKKPGRKSHHPLMAFVSDVQMVANFWLRSGDAHTANNFEAFMESTLANLQNKQIGLLRADSGFYSKKIFELLENRADPVSYIIACPLYTTIQRHIQSQKTWLQLDNGIEICATHYQSPMWDAPRRLIIVRQEIAERPKATGKTLRLFEDDDIVSGYRHSCYITNLKLPAAEVWRLYRGRANCENQIKELKYDYAVDKMNQNSFDATETTMNFIMIAYNLMSLFKQVVIPTKAKPMLKTIRYTTLNIGSYIVKNGRDSVLKMSLQMKHRKWIRQLWANIDNIKQPFIIIDS from the coding sequence ATGACCGTTACCAAAATTGAGTTTACAGATAAGGAAGTGACCGCTCATGGAGGCATTATTTTGCTACAAAAGATGCTGGAACAAATGAAGTTTACCCATTTTTTGGAGCGGACTCCGTTGCCTCAGCCCGGCTCCAACAGAGGTTATGATCCTGTTCAGATTATTCTGCAGTTCATTGTTTCTATTTGGTGTGGAGCTAATAGGTACGAGCATTTGGAAGTGGCCCGTTTCGATGGTGTTTTACAACAGTTATTCGGCTGGGAACGCATGGCGGGACATAGGGCCTTTGTAAGATTTTTTCAAAAGTTTACCATGAAGACCAACAGCCGCGTGTTTCCGGCTTTCTACAAATGGTTTTTCGACAATCTTTCTTTTGACAACTATACTTTGGATTTTGATTCTTCCGTCATTACCCGTTATGGGGAGCAGGAAGGTGCAGCAGTAGGCTACAACGCGAAGAAGCCGGGCCGTAAGTCGCACCATCCGCTTATGGCTTTTGTGTCTGATGTGCAAATGGTGGCCAATTTTTGGCTCAGAAGTGGTGACGCACATACTGCCAACAATTTTGAGGCATTTATGGAGTCGACTTTGGCCAATCTTCAAAACAAACAAATTGGGCTGCTGAGGGCGGATAGCGGATTTTATTCCAAGAAAATATTTGAACTTTTGGAAAACAGGGCTGACCCTGTTTCCTATATCATAGCCTGTCCCCTGTACACTACCATTCAGCGGCATATTCAAAGCCAAAAGACATGGCTACAGCTTGACAATGGTATCGAAATTTGTGCTACGCATTACCAATCACCTATGTGGGACGCACCCCGAAGATTGATAATAGTTAGGCAAGAAATAGCAGAAAGGCCTAAGGCTACCGGCAAAACATTACGACTGTTTGAAGATGACGATATAGTGTCAGGTTATCGGCACAGCTGCTATATAACCAATCTAAAACTCCCTGCCGCAGAGGTTTGGAGACTATATAGAGGTAGGGCCAATTGTGAAAATCAAATCAAAGAACTCAAATATGATTATGCGGTAGACAAGATGAATCAAAACAGTTTTGACGCTACAGAAACTACTATGAATTTTATCATGATAGCCTATAATTTAATGAGCTTGTTTAAACAGGTAGTGATTCCTACCAAAGCAAAACCCATGCTTAAAACGATCAGATACACTACTTTAAACATTGGAAGCTACATCGTGAAAAATGGCAGGGACAGCGTGCTCAAAATGTCTTTACAGATGAAACATCGAAAATGGATTAGGCAACTCTGGGCTAACATCGACAACATCAAACAACCGTTCATAATCATTGATTCATAG
- a CDS encoding helix-turn-helix domain-containing protein has product MIDKIRTQKQYEQVMAMIESYIAKATDGGGFASLSKKETDELHKLSLLAEKYEDDVLQIMPLPITIENVVMQKMQDMDITQIKLAEMLKIGTAKLSQILNGKRKPDVQFLKAVHEKLNVDGNLLLEKV; this is encoded by the coding sequence ATGATTGATAAAATAAGAACTCAAAAGCAATATGAACAAGTAATGGCAATGATTGAAAGCTATATTGCCAAAGCTACGGATGGCGGCGGCTTCGCCAGCTTGAGCAAAAAAGAAACGGACGAACTACACAAACTTTCTCTACTTGCCGAAAAGTACGAAGACGATGTATTGCAAATAATGCCTTTGCCCATAACTATTGAAAATGTAGTAATGCAAAAAATGCAGGACATGGATATTACCCAAATAAAACTTGCCGAAATGCTAAAAATTGGTACTGCCAAATTATCCCAAATACTCAATGGCAAACGTAAGCCAGATGTGCAATTTTTGAAAGCAGTACACGAAAAACTAAACGTGGATGGTAATTTATTATTGGAGAAAGTATAA
- a CDS encoding GtrA family protein yields the protein MLKLHYKLKKAILSVIDFFYPLFRRIFPLQTFRYAVCGGGNMLLGVFLFSGFLHFVYHKSLVHLPFGLVLTPEIASLASQFCITFPIGFYLSMFVVFPGSTLRRRVQLIRYFTIAASNILFNSLLLKLFVQVFHWYPTPSYILNVSIIVTYTYFSQRYFTFRQKKAKD from the coding sequence ATGCTGAAATTACATTATAAATTAAAGAAGGCGATTTTATCGGTCATAGATTTTTTCTATCCGTTATTTCGTCGGATTTTCCCATTACAAACTTTTAGATATGCTGTTTGTGGTGGGGGCAATATGCTTTTAGGGGTATTTTTGTTCAGTGGTTTCTTACACTTTGTTTACCACAAATCATTGGTACACCTACCCTTCGGGCTTGTATTAACACCAGAAATAGCATCCTTAGCATCTCAGTTTTGCATCACTTTTCCCATAGGGTTTTACTTAAGTATGTTTGTTGTATTTCCCGGGTCCACACTTAGAAGGAGGGTTCAATTAATCCGTTATTTCACTATCGCAGCCAGTAATATCTTATTCAATTCATTGTTATTAAAACTGTTTGTTCAAGTATTTCACTGGTATCCTACCCCTTCCTACATCTTAAATGTATCAATCATTGTAACTTATACTTATTTTTCGCAACGCTACTTTACTTTTCGACAAAAGAAGGCAAAGGATTAG
- a CDS encoding aminotransferase class I/II-fold pyridoxal phosphate-dependent enzyme, translated as MADIFERLVTNYGPIGQYRDRAYGYYAFPRLEGELGSRMKFRGKDVVVWSLNNYLGLANHPEIRKVDAEASAQYGLAYPMGARMMSGNTTLHEQLEVELAAFEKKEDAILLNYGYQGIMSTIDAVCGRHDVIVYDAECHACIMDGMRMQLGHKFVFKHNDMSDFEKQMERATALIEKQGQGGILVISEGVFGMAGDQGKLKEIIDFKKKFEFRFLVDDAHGFGTLGKTGAGAGEEQDCQDGIDLYFSTFAKSMASIGGFLAGDKIIIDYIRYNIRSQIFAKSLPMPVVVGNLKRLHMLQTMPELKDKLWSNALRLQKGLKERGFDIGETNTPVTPVYMKGGVEEATAMVMDLRENYNIFASIVVYPVIPKGHIIYRLIPSAAHTDEDIDITLEAFSATKVKLDAGEYKVDDIPDMKQGAGRFEYLNPTD; from the coding sequence ATGGCAGATATTTTTGAACGCTTAGTTACGAATTATGGCCCTATTGGACAATACAGAGATAGAGCATACGGTTATTATGCTTTTCCAAGACTGGAAGGTGAGTTGGGTAGTCGAATGAAATTTCGCGGTAAAGATGTGGTGGTATGGAGTTTGAATAATTATTTAGGACTTGCAAATCATCCTGAAATCAGAAAAGTAGATGCGGAAGCTTCTGCGCAATACGGATTGGCCTATCCGATGGGGGCGCGTATGATGAGCGGCAATACTACTTTGCACGAACAATTGGAAGTGGAACTGGCTGCCTTTGAAAAGAAAGAAGATGCGATTTTATTGAATTACGGCTACCAGGGGATTATGAGCACAATAGATGCTGTTTGCGGTCGTCACGATGTAATCGTATATGATGCTGAATGTCATGCATGTATTATGGATGGTATGCGTATGCAATTAGGCCATAAATTTGTTTTCAAGCATAATGATATGTCTGATTTTGAAAAACAAATGGAACGTGCGACAGCTTTGATTGAAAAACAAGGTCAAGGCGGAATCTTAGTGATTTCTGAAGGTGTATTTGGCATGGCGGGTGACCAGGGAAAACTAAAAGAAATAATCGATTTTAAAAAGAAGTTTGAGTTTAGATTCTTGGTAGATGATGCGCATGGTTTTGGTACCTTGGGTAAGACCGGTGCCGGTGCCGGAGAAGAACAGGATTGTCAAGATGGAATTGATTTATACTTTTCTACTTTTGCTAAATCAATGGCCTCTATTGGCGGCTTTTTAGCAGGTGACAAAATTATTATAGACTATATCCGTTATAATATACGTTCGCAGATCTTTGCTAAGAGCCTTCCCATGCCTGTGGTTGTAGGTAATTTGAAAAGGTTGCACATGTTACAGACAATGCCTGAATTAAAAGACAAGCTTTGGTCTAACGCACTCAGACTGCAAAAAGGATTGAAAGAAAGAGGCTTCGATATAGGAGAAACCAATACACCGGTGACGCCTGTATATATGAAGGGTGGAGTAGAAGAAGCTACAGCAATGGTAATGGATTTAAGAGAGAACTATAATATATTTGCTTCTATTGTTGTCTATCCCGTAATACCTAAAGGACATATTATTTATCGCTTGATTCCTTCTGCAGCGCATACTGATGAAGATATTGATATTACCTTAGAGGCCTTCAGCGCTACTAAAGTGAAATTAGATGCAGGGGAATATAAAGTAGATGATATACCGGATATGAAACAGGGTGCCGGTCGATTTGAATATTTAAACCCGACAGATTAA